In the Clostridium cellulovorans 743B genome, GCCCAGCAAAGCCCATAGTTTTATTGTAGTGAGCTAAGAATGATAACCCCCTAGCTTCTTTAATAATTTTAATTGCATCCTCTACCTTAATTAATTCCTTATCCCCATAAGGAACTGGATCTAAATATTTATCCCATATTCCTTGAGCAGTAGTATACATTTTGTTTCTAGTAAAATATCTAAAGATATCATATCTATCTAAATATTCACCTAATGCCTTGTCCTTTAATTCTTCTATCGGAATATCTACGCCTTGTTTTTTTATTTCTGATAATAGATGCTTTACCCCTTCTTGTCTTGCCTCTTTCATTACCCTATATGCATTTGAAAAAACTCCATTTGTTGGATCAATTCCAATTCCTAAAATATGAATTATTCTACCATCTCTATATAAAGCACTAATTTCTATACCCTTTAAAAAATCTATATTCTTCTCTTTTGCATACTTCGCAGCTTCTTCTAATCCACCGATATTATCATGATCGGTGAGAGCTATTGCTTTGACTTTTTCTTTTACAGCCACATCTATTAATTCTTTTGGAGTGCACGATCCATCGGTAATATTACTATGAGTATGTAAATCTACTATATAATCCATCAAATCACCTCTAATTTATTTTAATTTAGTTTATATATAGTTTCTGACATTGTCAATTTTATTTTTGATCTTACATAACTAAGCTTCATTTTTATATTTAAGCTTGAACTACTTTTCTGTTTATGTAGAATACCTAAATAAAACCATCCTGCCAAGACAATCTTATTGTGATACATTATAAAACTTTGAAATAATCCTAATAAAAGGAATTATCTGTTGACAATTATTATTAAATATATTATTATAATCTATATCAAATAGGTGCAGTTTTCTTATAAAAATTAACTTCATATAGCTATTGCAAAAATAATTATATTCATTTTATCTATAGTTATACGAACTTTTTATAAAAACATATTTAGAATATCAATTGTCTATTTCCGTAAATATTTTATTTATGGACTAATAATTGCGCCTTTATTGTATACCAAAAGAGTGTAGATATGTATCTTAGTATTGTCTGTCCGTAAACATAGTCTAGGTGCAACATTTAACTTCAATAAATAACAAAAATGTGGACTTTCATTCTTAAGATATGTACATGATAAATTTTTTATTATTTCAGTATAAGGAGAAGATGAAAATGTCAATGTGTACATCAGCCGATTGCAAATTATGCGAATTCTTATCATCAAAGAAAGAAGTAGAAACATCCTTTAACAGAGTAGAAACTCAACAAGCAAAATGTAAGTTTGGTAAGGATGGAGTCTGTTGTAAGCTCTGTTCTAATGGTCCTTGTAGAATAACACCTAAATCTCCAAGAGGAGTCTGCGGTGCAGATGCTGACACTATAGTCGCAAGGAACTTTTTAAGAGCTATTGCAGCAGGTTCTGCTTGCTATCTTCATGTAGTTGAAAATACTGCTACAAACTTGAAAAATATTGGAGAAGGCAAAGGCAATGTCCAAATAAAAAGTGTTGAAACCCTAAACAACCTTGCAAAAGTTTTTGAGATCAATGAAGAGGATACAAATAAAAGAATAATTAAGGTAGCCGATGCAGTATTAAAAGATTTGTACAAACCAAAGTATGAAAAAATGGAGCTAGTAGAAAAACTTTCTTATAAGCCACGATATGAAAAATGGCAAGAATTGAACATATTGCCTGGTGGTGCAAAATCAGAAGTTTTTGATGCAATAGTAAAAACTTCTACAAACTTAAATAGTGACCCTGTAGATATGCTATTAAATTCTTTAAAACTGGGAGTATCAACTGGCGTATATGGTTTAATGCTTACTAACCTATTAAATGATGTTATTCTTGGAGCTCCGAAAATCAGACAAGCAAAAGTTGGTTTTAGAGTAATAGATGAAGATTACATAAACATAATGGTAACAGGTCATCAACATTCTGATATTGCACATCTTCAAGATAAGTTAATCACCCAAGATGTTAAAAAGAAAGCTATAGATGCTGGTTCTAAAGGCTTTAGATTAGTTGGCTGTACTTGTGTTGGACAAGACTTGCAATTAAGAGGTGAACATTATGAGGAAGTCTTCTCAGGTCATGCTGGAAATAACTACACAAGTGAAGCAGTTTTAGCAACAGGTGGTATAGATTTAGTTGTATCTGAGTTCAATTGTACAATTCCAGGTCTTGAAGCTGTGGCAGATAAATTTAATGTAAAGATGCTTTGCATAGATGATGTTGCTAAAAAGAAAAATGCTGATTTTATAGATTTCAATATGGATAAGGCAGAGGAAATAAGTGATTTAATCATCAGTACAGCACTTGAAAGTTACATAAATAGAAGAGGTAAAGTTGAAATAGATATCCCTAAGGATCATGGTCATGATGATGTTGTGACAGGGGTTAGTGAAGGTTCTTTAAAGGATTTTCTTGGTGGAAGCTGGAAGCCTCTTATAGATTTAATTGCACAAGGCAAAATTAAAGGAATTGCTGGGGTAGTAGGATGTTCTAATCTAACAGCCAAAGGTCATGATGTATTCACTGTAGAACTTACTAAAGAACTTATAAAAAGAGATATCCTGGTTCTTTCAGCAGGATGCTCTTCTGGTGGACTTGAAAATGTTGGTCTTATGTCTCCTGGTGCAGCAGAACTTGCAGGAGATAATCTAAAAGAAGTCTGTAAGACCTTAGGTATCCCACCAGTATTAAACTTTGGTCCTTGCCTTGCTATCGGAAGATTAGAAATGGTAGCAACAGAACTTGCAGAAGCTTTAGGTGTAGATATCCCTCAACTTCCACTAGTTCTATCAGCCCCTCAATGGCTAGAAGAACAAGCTTTAGCTGATGCTGCTTTTGGTTTAGCCTTAGGCTTACCATTACACGTAGCTATTTCACCGTTTATCGATGGAAGTGAAGTTGTCACTAAGGTTTTGGAAGAAGACCTTGTTAATATAACTGGCGGCAGGTTAATTGTTGAAGATGATGTAATTATAGCTGCTAACGAATTAGAAGATATTATTGAATCTAGAAGAGTCACACTAAATATTTAGCTACTACTTCTAACCCTTATTGGTAAGAATCGGTAACCTACGTCTTATCTTTTAGAAACTCCTTGGGTATAAAAATCATTATTTTTATACCCAAGGAGTTATATATATCCCAACAAAGGTTCTTCATAGAATACATTGATTTTTCAATATTTCTCTAGAGTTCTGATATAGTTTCAATATCGTAACTTATATATTAAAAATCTTTGCTTTGAAAATCTATATATTTATGGCTAATATCAATATTACTTTTATCGAAAATTTTTATATCCTCAATATCTCTATTTGCTTTAATTAGAATAATAAAATTCTCGCCTTTTCTTACAATCTTATTAGTTGCAATTTTATCTTCTGTTCCATCCTTGTACTTGATAACTGTATTATCTATTTCTTGGTTCTCATCATTGCCGTATATAGTTATATAATCATGCTGTCCCAATTTAAGGAAGTTACTTAATGCATTATGATTAGGGCGAACGCCACTACTAAAATTAGTTATAACCTTGTACCTATTAAAAACTAACTTTTCTAATGCTATTATACCTATTCTATTATTATTTCCATATAAAGAAACCTTGAAGTCACCTATATCTTCTGAAATAACATAATTTATTGTCCTCATAGGATATAATGACATTTCATCCCCCTGTAAGACCTTATTCTTTATAGCTTTTTCAGAAGATCCTACTGTAGATAGAACTGTAACTGCTACCGCTAATGCTGCACTCAATATAATAGGAGCTATAAACAAAGAAATTGCTGAAGAAAACTTTTTTAAAATCCCTTTGCTACAATAATCTATTGCTTGATCCTCCTTAACTTTTCTTTTTAATGCAATATATGAATTTACAAACCTAATGAGTATAATTGATAATATTGAAATAAATAGTACTATAATCATAGGCTCTAATCCTGCTCCAATGTTTGTTTTTCCCTGCAAGAATAGTATTGTATATAATGCTACAAATTCAATTCCATAAATCAACAAGAAAAAAGCTAACCATTTATGTAACCACTTAAATTGTTGTGAAGGATCATTATAAATTACTAACTTATCAAAAGAAGTAATTTGACCTGAATACTTGAAATATCTAAATTCTCTTACCTTATGAATAAAACGCCATCCACTCTCAGCAAATAAATCATAATATTCTTCAACATCTTCAACTTTATTATTAAAATCAATTTTATATATAGCATCTGTACTCTGTCCTTTTATAAAAGTATAAATTCCAAGTATATTTACTTTTTGAAAAATCCATCCTTTTTGAGCCATATTTCTAAGCCAGTTTTCTTCTTTTTCTAAATCGAATATATAAAACCATTTAAAAACCTTTTTAGTCCTTCCCAAAATTAACTCCCCCCAATAACTTTTTAGATTCAACAAGTAAAGTTTCTAATCTATTTAACTCCAACTGCACCACAGTTCTTCCTAAAGCAGTTAATTCATATGTTTTTTTTCTGTCTACCTCCAATGAAGTATCAACAACCTCTATCAACTTATCTTTTGTTAGTTTTGATAATGCTCCATATAAAGTCCCTGGTGCTAAGATTATTCTAGAGTTTGTTATTCTTTCCACGTTTTGCATTATCCCATAACCATGAAGTGGCTGCCATAATGATGTAAGAATTAAATAAGTGGTTTCAGTTAACGGAAGAAATTCATTAGCTGTTTTTTTCATCAATACACCTCCAAGCCAATATTTTATCACTATATCGAACTTCTATATATCGCACTACGATATATAGTATATCAATATGCTAAACTTATTTCTTTTATATGTCAATATATATTTTTGTTAATCCACTGATAGCAAATCTCTAATTCTTCATCAGTTATTAAATCTGATCTATGCTCAAATAATACCTTCACTTTTGGATTTTCTTCTCTAATCACCTTTAGATATTCTTTAATGGGAGCCCAACCATCATTCTCTTTCAAAGTTGGTAATACTGGATAATGTGGATGCTCTATTTTCTCTCCAACCTTAATATTAGATAAGTGAATTTCTTCAGTATACTTACCAAACCTTCTAATTACATTAATATCACTAAAGCTTTTTTCTATACTCTTTTGTAAATGAATCCTTCCAAAATCAAGGCATAACTTTATCTTATTGTACTTTTCTAAAAGTTGGTCTATATAATCGTCATCACATATGTATTTATTCAAAGCATCGAATTCCAATATAGGCATAAAACCATATTTATCACCTTGCTCAGATAACCATTTAAAAATCTCTTCACTATACTCTTTAAATTGTAAAAATGAGTATTCATCTTCATATCTATATTCACTTTTATCATCAAATCTCCAACGACTCAAATCAAAATCCCCTCTTAATATAACTGGTTTCGGGAAATGAAATAAAATATATTTAGGTTTTAATCCTTTCATTTTAATGTATTTTAACTCCTGTTCAATAATATTGTAAGAATTTCTGCTTACCTGTCTGTCTAAAGATAAAAATTGAGGATCTCTAAACTTTGACATCCAGCCACGTAATGGAAAATGTATACCATAATTAAAACCTTTATTTTCGGCTTCTTGCATTAGATTGTCCACATCTTGTTCTGTTCCAAATAGACAAACTTCCACTCCATAAAACTCTCTTCTAAAGTCTCTTCGGAATTTAGTATAATCATATCCGCCGTGCATTCCAATCATAAAATTTTTCATTATTCTCTCCTATCTAACTAAACTATTTTTTGCGTAATTATTAACTTTTACAGCATTTCATCTATAAAAATTCCTACAAGTTTATAGTGTTACTTTTGATAAAACAAGAAATTTTCAAACTGCGATCTTCTGTTTGGATTTTTATATTTATAGTACCATATTACTGGTAAAAAACACTTCTACTATACTTCATTCTCAATTATCTTGTCTATAAGTTCTGTGGCTTTCAAAACAAAAGAAGCACCTCTCTTTTTCAAGATTAGTACTTCCAAATTTAAATTATTAAATTATATTCAACAACTTTCTACTCAGCTTGGCTTTGAGGGCTAAAAGCCATCCCCTTTTGCATAATTCCAAAACCTTTTATTACTAAGAATAGCGCACATGCTATCCAAATAATTGGTTCTGTTATACATATACCAAGGTATCCTAATTTAGGAGCTAAATAATAAGCTGCTATTACTTTTCCTACTAACTCTATTACACTTGCCATAATTGGAACCACCTTTTGTCCAATTCCTTGCATAGCACTTCTTAGAACTAATAGAATTCCTAAAACATAGTAGAAAGGTGTATCTATACGAAGATATCTAGTTGCTGTATCAATAATTTCAGTTTCTGCAGTTCCTGTAATTCCTGAAACAATTAACGGTACAATAGTAAAAGACATTATCACCACAACAGTTGACCATACCCAGGAAATTAATATTAATTGAATAAATCCCTTTTTTATTCTATCTGGTTTATTTGCTCCATAGTTTTGACTTGAGAAAGTAGCTGCTGTAACGCTTACAGTACTAAGTGGTAACATAAACATCTCTGTAATTTTACGTGCCGCTGTATGTGCTGCAATTGTTTCTGTTCCAAAACCATTAATTGCATTTTGAAGTATAACAGTACCAATAGCCACTACAGATAACATTAAGCCCATGGAAATGCCTGTACTAAATAAATCCATAATAATAGAACGATTTAAGTTAAAGTCCTCTTTTTTCAATCTTAATATAGGATAATTTTTTAAAATATAAATAAAACATAAAACAGCTGATAAAAGTATTGATAATACAGTGGCAAAAGCTGCTCCTTCAACACCCATTCCAAATCCACAGATAAAAAGATAATCTAGTATTATGTTAACAACAGTTGAAATTATTAAGAAATACAAAGGGCTCTTTGTATCGCCTAAAGCTCTCAGTACACTTGAAAACATATTGTAAAGCATAGAAAATGTTAATCCCATTATGATAATTCTTGCAAATGAATATGCACCATCTATAACATCGTCTGGTGTAGCTAATATTCTTAAGACAGGTCTTATTCCAATAAGACTTACCACAGTAAAAAGAATGGATGTAGCTAACCCTAATACAACGGTTCCTGCTACAGCTTTTTTCATTTCTTTTATATCATTAGCACCAAAAAAGCGGGCTATAACAACAGAATAACCATTAGTCATTCCAATAGCAAAGCTTAATAAAAGTCCAATAATAGGGCTTGTCGCACCTACTGCCGCTAAAGCCTTCACTCCTAAGGTTTGTCCTACAATTACAGTATCAATAAGATTATATAATTGTTGAAATAAGTTCCCTATCAATATAGGAATTGCAAATGTAATAATTAGTTTGAGTGTATTACCCTTTGTTAAGTCCGTCATAATTCTTCTCCTTGATAGTCTTTATTTACTTCCTTACGCTACCATCAATTATAGCATACATGATTAATATGTAATCCTATCTTTTCTTAGGTTTTTTCATGTCATTATTAAACCTTTATAGAAAACAACTTATTTCAATTAGTATTTATACATTGTAACTTATCACAACCCCTTATGTTTATATTTATATTTGACTACTAACTCAGAAGGTTAATATCAAAATCTAACGGTTTATAAATATAAAAATCATAGGTAAACACTCTTACCTATGACTTTTATCATACTTCACTAGTACTTTTAAACGTGATTCTGTATTTATGATATCCTTACGGTATTATCTTGTCCTATAGAAAGTAACTTACTCAAGTATTTATTTTCATCTATAAGTTTATACAAATTCCCTTGCTCACCAATTGTCCCTTCATTAATAACTATTATCTCATCATACTTGGCTAAACTTGATTCAGTTAATCTATGAGTTACAGCAATTATAGTACATTCCTTGGAAGAAAGTATTGAATTCTCAATTAAATTTGCAGATTCTATGTCTATGGCAGAAGTTGCTTCGTCCAAAAGAATTATAGGCGTTTTTTTGATTATAGCCCTAGCGATAGATATCCTTTGTCTTTCCCCTCCTGAAAAGCTGCCCCCATTTTCTCCAACATGAGTATTTATCCCATTTGGAAGTCTTTCTATGAGACCTTGCAATTTTGCTAACTTAATCGCTTTATTAATTTCTTCTTCACTGTAATCTTCATATAGGGTTATATTATCTTTAATAGTCCCATCAAATAAATAAACATTTTGCTGTACAGAACAAATTAATTGACAAATCGAATTCGGGTGAATACTTTTTATATTTACTCCATCAATATCAATCATGCCTTGATAATTTTTATAATAGCCTAAAATAAGCTTCAATATAGTTGATTTTCCACTACCACTTTCACCTACTATGGCATATTTTTTACCCTTCTCTAGACTTAGAGAGATATTGCTTACAACGGCTTTTTCTCTACTATATGAGAAAGAAACATCTTTAAAGTTTATACTTGTTTGATAGCATTCTTTTATTCCTAACTCATTATTTTCTTGATTACTTTCTATTATATTTATAACCTTATTAGTTATCTCCTTTGTTGAATTCATCTTGGTTATTATCATAACACTTTGAATAAATGGATTTATAATAAAGTTCATTAATTGCACTGAAGCTATTAGCTCACCTATAGTTATCCTGTCTTTGATTGTTAAATAAACTCCGACCATCATAACAATTATATGCAAAGAGTATCCAAAAAGATTAGAAATCATATCTACAATAGAATTAAATACAGAAAATCTAAATTTACTTTTTTCTGTAGTTTCATTTACTTCACCAAAGTTATCCTCAACCTTATTTACCACATTAAAGCCTTTAATAACTTCAAAGCCCGAAAACATATCCTTAAGTTTTGAAGTATATACTGCCATCTTATTGGAGTATATATTCCTTAATTCACTTAGTTTTCTGCTAAATAGCTGAGGTATTACTAAAGTAATAGCTCCACCAATACTTATAATTAAAATGAGACTATAATCTATTTTAATTAGCGAATAAATAGAAATAACAAACGAAACTAAAAAATATGCTAATTGAATAATATTTCTAAAATAATCCTGTTCAATAATAGCTTCATCATTAGTCAATATCGATATATAATTAGCAGTATTCTCATCTGTAAAATCAGCCATATCTTTTCTAAGAATTTTAGAAAACACATCTTTCTTCAGAACTACTAAAGTCTTTTTTATATATAGATCCTTTACTATTTTTTGGGCAAGGTTACCGAAAAGATACGTTGCAAGATAAATGATAGCTATAACTATA is a window encoding:
- a CDS encoding PHP domain-containing protein, whose product is MDYIVDLHTHSNITDGSCTPKELIDVAVKEKVKAIALTDHDNIGGLEEAAKYAKEKNIDFLKGIEISALYRDGRIIHILGIGIDPTNGVFSNAYRVMKEARQEGVKHLLSEIKKQGVDIPIEELKDKALGEYLDRYDIFRYFTRNKMYTTAQGIWDKYLDPVPYGDKELIKVEDAIKIIKEARGLSFLAHYNKTMGFAGLNAQEMEKEISYLVSLGLDGVERYYPTFNEEDHKYLDYLIEKYNLMCSGGADYHGSNRPEIKLGRGLNNNISTSYKLYEKIIAKLSS
- the cooS gene encoding anaerobic carbon-monoxide dehydrogenase catalytic subunit; protein product: MSMCTSADCKLCEFLSSKKEVETSFNRVETQQAKCKFGKDGVCCKLCSNGPCRITPKSPRGVCGADADTIVARNFLRAIAAGSACYLHVVENTATNLKNIGEGKGNVQIKSVETLNNLAKVFEINEEDTNKRIIKVADAVLKDLYKPKYEKMELVEKLSYKPRYEKWQELNILPGGAKSEVFDAIVKTSTNLNSDPVDMLLNSLKLGVSTGVYGLMLTNLLNDVILGAPKIRQAKVGFRVIDEDYINIMVTGHQHSDIAHLQDKLITQDVKKKAIDAGSKGFRLVGCTCVGQDLQLRGEHYEEVFSGHAGNNYTSEAVLATGGIDLVVSEFNCTIPGLEAVADKFNVKMLCIDDVAKKKNADFIDFNMDKAEEISDLIISTALESYINRRGKVEIDIPKDHGHDDVVTGVSEGSLKDFLGGSWKPLIDLIAQGKIKGIAGVVGCSNLTAKGHDVFTVELTKELIKRDILVLSAGCSSGGLENVGLMSPGAAELAGDNLKEVCKTLGIPPVLNFGPCLAIGRLEMVATELAEALGVDIPQLPLVLSAPQWLEEQALADAAFGLALGLPLHVAISPFIDGSEVVTKVLEEDLVNITGGRLIVEDDVIIAANELEDIIESRRVTLNI
- a CDS encoding DUF2812 domain-containing protein, which gives rise to MGRTKKVFKWFYIFDLEKEENWLRNMAQKGWIFQKVNILGIYTFIKGQSTDAIYKIDFNNKVEDVEEYYDLFAESGWRFIHKVREFRYFKYSGQITSFDKLVIYNDPSQQFKWLHKWLAFFLLIYGIEFVALYTILFLQGKTNIGAGLEPMIIVLFISILSIILIRFVNSYIALKRKVKEDQAIDYCSKGILKKFSSAISLFIAPIILSAALAVAVTVLSTVGSSEKAIKNKVLQGDEMSLYPMRTINYVISEDIGDFKVSLYGNNNRIGIIALEKLVFNRYKVITNFSSGVRPNHNALSNFLKLGQHDYITIYGNDENQEIDNTVIKYKDGTEDKIATNKIVRKGENFIILIKANRDIEDIKIFDKSNIDISHKYIDFQSKDF
- a CDS encoding PadR family transcriptional regulator, which gives rise to MKKTANEFLPLTETTYLILTSLWQPLHGYGIMQNVERITNSRIILAPGTLYGALSKLTKDKLIEVVDTSLEVDRKKTYELTALGRTVVQLELNRLETLLVESKKLLGGVNFGKD
- a CDS encoding MATE family efflux transporter, whose translation is MTDLTKGNTLKLIITFAIPILIGNLFQQLYNLIDTVIVGQTLGVKALAAVGATSPIIGLLLSFAIGMTNGYSVVIARFFGANDIKEMKKAVAGTVVLGLATSILFTVVSLIGIRPVLRILATPDDVIDGAYSFARIIIMGLTFSMLYNMFSSVLRALGDTKSPLYFLIISTVVNIILDYLFICGFGMGVEGAAFATVLSILLSAVLCFIYILKNYPILRLKKEDFNLNRSIIMDLFSTGISMGLMLSVVAIGTVILQNAINGFGTETIAAHTAARKITEMFMLPLSTVSVTAATFSSQNYGANKPDRIKKGFIQLILISWVWSTVVVIMSFTIVPLIVSGITGTAETEIIDTATRYLRIDTPFYYVLGILLVLRSAMQGIGQKVVPIMASVIELVGKVIAAYYLAPKLGYLGICITEPIIWIACALFLVIKGFGIMQKGMAFSPQSQAE
- a CDS encoding ABC transporter ATP-binding protein — its product is MKKYITKFKGLFFLVLVLTTLCAVIDVYMAYLLSDIVDASISKDMKLFKQSIVIAIIYLATYLFGNLAQKIVKDLYIKKTLVVLKKDVFSKILRKDMADFTDENTANYISILTNDEAIIEQDYFRNIIQLAYFLVSFVISIYSLIKIDYSLILIISIGGAITLVIPQLFSRKLSELRNIYSNKMAVYTSKLKDMFSGFEVIKGFNVVNKVEDNFGEVNETTEKSKFRFSVFNSIVDMISNLFGYSLHIIVMMVGVYLTIKDRITIGELIASVQLMNFIINPFIQSVMIITKMNSTKEITNKVINIIESNQENNELGIKECYQTSINFKDVSFSYSREKAVVSNISLSLEKGKKYAIVGESGSGKSTILKLILGYYKNYQGMIDIDGVNIKSIHPNSICQLICSVQQNVYLFDGTIKDNITLYEDYSEEEINKAIKLAKLQGLIERLPNGINTHVGENGGSFSGGERQRISIARAIIKKTPIILLDEATSAIDIESANLIENSILSSKECTIIAVTHRLTESSLAKYDEIIVINEGTIGEQGNLYKLIDENKYLSKLLSIGQDNTVRIS